The following DNA comes from Triticum aestivum cultivar Chinese Spring chromosome 3D, IWGSC CS RefSeq v2.1, whole genome shotgun sequence.
ATGGTGGACGGTGTCTGTCTTGGCTACTGTAGCTGGCTGGTGTGCCTGTTGTGTAGCCGTACTGACAAGTGAGCATGCATGCAGGCTGCGTCGTTAAGCTTCTGACAGTGACACATTATCTGCACACGgacacacacacatacaccagTCAAATATACAGTAGTGGTTGGTACTAACAGGAAAAAGATGACACGTTCAGCTGGTGGTGTAGCACACGAGGCTAAGGCAGAATTATCAGAAGAAACACAGGTGATCTTCCTCCAGACTGCAAAAAAGTTGTCTAGGTCTCACAAGATGTTGCAGCCTTGGGGTCTCAGAAGCCGTGATATGATGGATGCGTTTTGTTTTGTTGCCCCGGTCCACTCAACACTTGAACTCGCCTGCTAATGACAATTtctcgccggccggccggccggccctcctccccGGACGGCACGGCAGCTCGACTGATCTGGTCACGGTCACGCCACACTATCATCACCGTCGTCGTCATCGTCTCGCCAACATCTATTTATAGATGGAAACCTAGCTGGGAGAGCAGCACTAGCATTAGTAAGACGGACAGAGAGCTCTTGAGGGAGGGGCGGCGCTCACCGTTGATCGGATCCATGTCGGGCGACTGGGGCCCGGTGCTGATCGCGACGGCCTTCTTCGTGGTGATGCTGCCGGGGCTCATCTGCGAGATCCCCGGCGGCGGGGGGCGCGGCCGGCCCGAGTTCCACAGCATGAAGACCAACGGCATCGCCATGTTCGTCCACACCGTCATCTTCTTCGCCTTCTGCGCCATCTTCATGGTCGCCGTCGGCGTCCACGTCTACGCCGGCTAGCCCTCCGGCGCCATACATACTACAGCAAGACCACCAGCTAGCTATCGTGTGTGTTCcatgtttgattttttttctctcttctTTTATCTAATATGCTCAGGATTGTCTGTCAGTTCATCaacctgtgatttattgaatggtTGATTTGAGCCATACCGCAAAAAATACCCAAAAAACAAGAAATTCATCAGTGAAAGAGGGCTAAAATTGCTGAGTGGATTTCATCGCAAGAAAAAATATCTAAGAAAAAAAATGAGACAAGATTGGCATGTTCCAGTTTCACAGCT
Coding sequences within:
- the LOC123077218 gene encoding uncharacterized protein, coding for MTISRRPAGRPSSPDGTAARLIWSRSRHTIITVVVIVSPTSIYRWKPSWESSTSISKTDRELLREGRRSPLIGSMSGDWGPVLIATAFFVVMLPGLICEIPGGGGRGRPEFHSMKTNGIAMFVHTVIFFAFCAIFMVAVGVHVYAG